TAGTGGCTTTGCCACAGACCTTTCAAGTAATCTTCCTCAATTAAATTAAGCCCTGTGTCAACTGAAAATATTGGggattatttccattttctatcTGCTGTCCACTTAGCCTTTTGGGTATTTGATTGCAGTATAGTGGTTGTCCTGCATAAAATAATGCCAAAATGAAGCTCTGATCTTAAATAGGGCCTGTAAACAACACTGCAAAGTAACAACATCAATCCTTCAACATGCAGATGCTAGAATTTGGTGGGTGTATGTTAAGTAAGGGGACACACAGTTCTCTATAGTTTGAGATATCCCCAGGTCAAGTTTTGGTCAAATTGGTCAGGTGAAATCTGCTGCTCTGTATCAGGCCCAGTTTCACCAGGCACTCTTTAAGCAGTATCTTGAGAATTTATGGGCAGCAGAAATGGCTTTGCAGACAATGTTTTGTATAGAggaaatttctgctttcttgaTGCTGCTGGTGAAGGTCTGCCTGCAGCTCTAGCTCTGCCATCCTCTACTCTGAAATGCCTTTCctcccttctgctgctttcccagccaCCCACTGATGGGATCAGATGGGATGGAAAACAGGAAGAGTtgctgcaggaaggggaggTAAGGTAGAATGAAACTGACAGTCTTAAACTCTGACAGATTAAAATCAAGTGCTGTTAATTAAAGATACCCTCCTGCCAGGTGTAGATTAGCCCAGGACTGAGCTGCTGAGAATGTTGGGGGCAATAAAAAGATTTAATTCAAACCTGCCAGTCTTTAAATTCAAAGCATCTTTGCTTTGGCTGCAAATGaccacagcagctgtgcagcccgTGGGCAAAGCTCTGCTGTTTGCATGCCTGTGCCAGGAAAGTGCTCCTTATCCTGGGAGGAGGcactgggcagagctgtgctgtgctctctgtAGAGCTCCCTTGGCCCTGAGGGCATGGATCAGGAGCAGATGTGAAGTGCTGACTTGGAGAATGAGAGAGGGAGTTCATGTGTAGAACTATTCCATGCTCAGCCCTGTTTGGTGATGTGTTTAATCACCCCACCACAAATAATATATAGAATTAATAACTTCATGTGATGTCCTTTACACCTGAGCAACTAAgcaggctttttgttttttagtgaCATATTGGATACAAATCACATGATCTTATGTGACCTAGACACTGTCACACAGAAGCTTTATActtaaaaattacaagaaataTGCTGGACAACTTGGACACTATTTTAGAAAAGTTAGGCACCCATTCTGTGTTCCTAATGCAATATTAACTATAATATTAACTATAACTAGTTGTTTACAGTTAGATGATGTTAACCAGTCTAAAGATTTTCACTGCTTGCAAGTCCCTGTTTTCATATAATGTGCTGGTAATGGTTTCAAAAACAAGTCAGTTCCTCTGAATGCTTCatgttacagaaataaaacttaacATCCAAGGCAATGCAGATCTTGTCTTAACAGTTTGGTTCCGATCTTagtatttttttgcttttctcctgcaCACATATAGATAGTTCCCTATTTGGAAGCTAAAGATGCaggcaatatttttttgctgctaGTGGTGCATAATAATTATCAGAAACAGAACTCCAGCTACAGTGTTACAATTTTGTTAGCTGAAGCGTAAGTGTGCTTTGTTACTTCTTCAAATATATATGCTTGTAGATGTATATAAAATAGTCTCTCTTAATTATTGCAGAAATAGATAAGTTGCTGCTACTATCAATACTTCATGGATATTGTGGTAACAGCTGTGTTTAGAGCACTGACGGTGGCGAAACAGTTCCACATTGAACCAAAATTACATGTATTCTCAGGATACCAGTATGGAATTGTACTTGTAGAGTTCCTGGTGCTCCAGTTCCCAGGGAGGACCAGGGTAGGTAATGGAAGGAACTTTATAAAGTCAGGGATTTCTGAGCTGATTTCACTCTGTAGCTGACTGCTAAAGTACCTGAGAGTCTGGCATCTCTTGCACCCTATCATGGGGTAGTTGGCACATTGCTCATGGCAGGAGACACACAATACTGCTAtgccctctttccctcttgatCCATGATGCCATGAAAGCATCTGCTTTATGAGGAAGTTGGCTGCTTGAACATGAGCAGTGATAAGCATTTGCAACCTGAGGGTAAATGGATGATAAAACCATCGCTAATGTGTGCCAAGGATACAATTGGTACAGTCTATCAGTCACATGAATTGTGATTGGCCTGTTGCAATGGAAATAGcctttaacaaaaacaaaatgaaagctaTTTACCTTTTGAATGGATTTTACATACTTgcacaaaagggaaaagaaataagaaaggaaaagagaataggaaagaagagaaagattcCCACCAGTCCTTCCCCTCCAAAATTAGCATTGGCATTGGTGAAGTCACACACAAAGGAAAGTCTCACTTTCTTTGTGCTTCTCACAATGACATCAACATGCATGACTATGAGATGATGAGAAAATATCTCATTCACAATGAATAACAAATCAgaattttcttcaaagcaaaaaatgaTAACACAAGACCATCATAAGTATATGCTAGCTCTTCCAAAACACCTGTTTTGAACTCTGTGTCAGTTGAGATCACTTGGCTGGTGATCTGTCCTTTCTAATACATCGCAGGGGGATATTCTGAAAAGGCTGAAGAATGTCTACTATGCAGCTTGGCTGGAACATCTGCCAAAAACGAAGTTGGCATTGTTTTCAATGTGGTTATCTACTTTCAAATTACTCCATAGAATAAACAGTGATATTCCATGGGTAGAGGTAGATTATggggtttaaaaaaacaaattggaGCCCCATAATTTTGTGTGCTATAGGAGTCTCATAGAACTGAGATATTCCCATAATTAACCACTAGCCATGGGATATTATAATATATTCCATGGTGATTAGTAttcttcccatttccctcccccttcccagtAGAATTAGAATGGTTAATTTAGCTCTGGTTTCACCTGTTGCTAACATGAATCAGTACAATTAAAAGTAAGAATGAGGCAATCACTGTTTAGGCCAAACCAGCTGGTAATGACCAGTCAGAACTTTTCCAGTTGGCCTTTGCTGCTAGAAGGTTGAAAGAGCTGTAACTCACCAACCCATACTTGCAAAAGGAGCATGTTTTAGAAAATGTGGTTCAAAACTCTTTGTAGTTCTAAATGCTAAACTCTAGTGGAATATTATAGAATAGATTGATTTGCATGCCATGGAATAAACATCCTTACATCTAGTCTTGTCTCAGAGTGAGTAATTTTGCATTAGTGTCAAGAATTTGAGTTGTTGCTCTACTTTGCAGTTAATCATCAGAAAGAGACTGGATTGTCTCATGAATATGCATGATGGTATAGTTGTCCCTTCAACTTACTAGGCACCTAGTTTCTGTAATGAGATGTACAGTATCTGCCATTTAAAACAGCTGAAAGGTCCCAAATGGGAACAAATGAGAAAGCATCTGGCTGTTTCAAATTCCAGCCCTGTTTTGTCAGAAAGCTCTGTAATTGCTGAGTACTTGGCTCCTACTCTGCTCTATGAAGCATTCAGCTCTCAGGAGCCTCTGAGACGCATTACACAGTCCAGCAACACAGCTGTAGAACTCTCAAAATTCTTCCACTAGATGTAACAGCTTTCCAAAATATCTTGAGACTTGTATGCCCTAAACCAGGACCAAAGTTTGGGCTCCTAGAGTGTGCTCTCATCCTTAGTTTTGCTGATCAGCCTCCACTGTACCATTTGTCCCTGCAACCTAGACTTCACACATATTATTCACTGTGTGATGGTGGGACTAGAATGGATAAATGTGCTACCCATTGCTCTAAGAAAGCAGTCTGGCTGAATCTTAAATCACTACGCGGGATGGAGGTTAACGGTCAGATGGACATTCCTCTAAGAGGTTTCCTACCTGCTCtgttaatttctaaaatttcttCTTGGGCCAGTGGGCAAGTGTCGCTCTGAGTACTGTGGTGTGGAGAGTTTACGACAGATTTACAATAATTGGGGGATCCCAGCTGGGGTGGCCTCGGGatatgcttcttttttttctttggtagCTTCTGCTTAGCCATAGCTAAGGAGTAATACATTCCGAAATTGTTCACAATGACAGGGACAGGCATGGCAATGGTCAGCACACCAGCGAGAGCGCAGAGGGCCCCCACCAGCATGCCTGACCAAGTCTGAGGATACATGTCTCCGTAGCCCAGGGTCGTCATGGTGACAACAGCCCACCAAAAGCCGATggggatatttttaaaatgtgtgtgttcACTGGCACTAGGGTCATTTGGTTTAGCACCTATTCTCTCGGCATAATAGATCATCGTGGCAAAGATTAAGACGCCCAATGCCAAAAATATGATGAGCAGCAAGAATTCGTTTGTGCTGGCACGGAGGGTGTGTCCCAAGACCCGCAACCCAACGAAGTGGCGGGTCAGCTTGAAAATTCGCAGGATTCGCACGAAACGGACTACGCGGAGGAAGCCCAGGACATCCTTAGCAGCTTTGGAAGACAGGCCACTGAGTCCAACCTCTAGATAGAAAGGCAGTATGGCCACAAAGTCAATGATGTTCAAAGAGTTTTTGATAAATTCCACCTTGTTTGGGCAGAAAGTGACTCTCATCAAGAACTCAAATGTAAACCAGACCACACAGACACCTTCGATGTAGGTGAGAAAGGCTTCAGTCTCTGCTTCCCTGTAGTGCCGCACCTGGGTGTCATTCCCGATGAATTCAGTTTCTGTCTTGTTCACAATGGGGTTGAATCTCTCGTGGGTCTCGAGGCAGAAGGTGGTAATGGAGACCAGAATGAAGAACAGGGAGGCAAATGCCACATACTGTGGAAAGAAAGATATGAGAGAAATGTTAAACAGTAGGTCAAGTACGGGGGCTTTGATTCTGAAGTATCAGGGAGAGGCAAGAGCTgtattaaatgtaaatataatgCCAAGCCTTCTTCCTGTGGGCTTCAGATGCCAAGTCTCACCTGCAAAGACAGCCTAACATTCAGCCTGGGAGGGAAAGCAGTATATAAGTACATGCTAAAATCCATTCTTATACAGATAGCACCTTAGTGTGAGTGTAAATTTAAGCAAGCACTTAAATCTTAGGACTGTCTGTGGGATTTAAGGTTAAAGACATATTGAAATTGTACTTTCCTGAACTTGGCTTTCTGTTACTTCCTTGCCTTAAAGAGAGAGCACACCTTCCAGGACAACTGCCAGGCAGTAATTTTCTCAGCATTCTCCCAGCAATATCGTGGCTGTTCTCAGGTTGGAAGGGCCCTCTGGAGGCTGTTTGGTACAACTTCAAAGCTGGACCAGGTTGTTCTTGCCTAGTACAGGTCTGAGTATCTCCAAGGCTGGAGatcccacagcctctctgggcagcctatGTCAGTGTTAGGCCAGTAAGAGCAAATAAGCTTGGAAGGATACAGAAGCAAACAgactcttctgcttttcaaattcAGCTTTGTTGCCAAAGAGATCAGAACCATTGTTGCAGATTTAAAcaataaatcaatattttccCCTAAAAACTTCAGGTTCTCACAGCACTGTTATGTGAGGATCTGCTATACATACTGATATGTGTTAAAATCAATGCCTAATATATCTGGGACATAAACAATATGAAGATTAGGGAAATTGAGAAGCAGGATTTTGGGTATATTTTTTGTCAGATTCTCCTGTTAAAGAGGGAAATTTCTCCATGCACTGTTTCTCCGTCTGTAAAATAGGTGATGTTGATCATGTGCTTTGTGATCCTATATAAATGTGTGCAGGTTCTATATGCTTTTATCTAAATATTAATGGCTTTAGTATTTCAACAGTCTTCctgaaaaatcacttttgtgTACGATACCAATAGCACTCAGATTAATTGTCTGCATGTGAGTAAAATGAGAAACCAAAAGCATCTTGCACTAAGCAGTCAGGAAGATGTTCCTAGCAGCCTGAGCATGTCTGCTGTGTTCCAGCCTGGGGCAGATTGTTGCACAGAGTCATAGAGTCGTGAGAATTCAAGCTGCAGAAGGAAGTGCTGACACTTCCTTAAGACAGGTCACACTCACAGATGAGAAGGACAGAGGGGAATAAaactgttttgtattttaaaggttTATGAAGATGGCCCTTTCTTTAGCCTGACTCCAAATGCAATCCTCTTTTTGGTGTATACAAATATATCTACTGAGTGAGTTTTTACTGCTTAGGACAACCTTCAGGCGGACCTTGCACAGCAAGTATCTTGAAACTGATGCTTTGCTGTATTAAAGAGAACAAATAACGAGTTCTGACCAGGCATTAAGTTTTCTGCAGTGGTACAGGTTGGCAGTGCTATCGGTAGAGAACATCACACCCATGATCTTTCTCGTTGTTAGCCCTTGTGTGCTCACACCTTGGCTTCAGAGGGTAATTGAGAGCTTTTAGTCCCCAATTCAGCAGACCAGGAAGCACCTCCTAAACGAGTGTGAAGCATCTGCTTCCTCCTATCGGTTTTAACAGCATCCTTTCCCAGGGATGGGCATGTTATTGTAGGCTTTGTGGCTTTGAAAGCAT
This portion of the Vidua chalybeata isolate OUT-0048 chromosome 6, bVidCha1 merged haplotype, whole genome shotgun sequence genome encodes:
- the KCNC1 gene encoding potassium voltage-gated channel subfamily C member 1 isoform X3; amino-acid sequence: MGQGDESDRIVINVGGTRHQTYRSTLRTLPGTRLAWIAEPDAHSHFDYDPRTDEFFFDRHPGVFAHILNYYRTGKLHCPADVCGPLYEEELAFWGIDETDVEPCCWMTYRQHRDAEEALDSFGGAPLDSSAEDGDIDGTGDSGDGEDELEMTKRLALSDSPDGRSGGFWRRWQPRIWALFEDPYSSRYARYVAFASLFFILVSITTFCLETHERFNPIVNKTETEFIGNDTQVRHYREAETEAFLTYIEGVCVVWFTFEFLMRVTFCPNKVEFIKNSLNIIDFVAILPFYLEVGLSGLSSKAAKDVLGFLRVVRFVRILRIFKLTRHFVGLRVLGHTLRASTNEFLLLIIFLALGVLIFATMIYYAERIGAKPNDPSASEHTHFKNIPIGFWWAVVTMTTLGYGDMYPQTWSGMLVGALCALAGVLTIAMPVPVIVNNFGMYYSLAMAKQKLPKKKKKHIPRPPQLGSPNYCKSVVNSPHHSTQSDTCPLAQEEILEINRADSKLNGEVAKAALANEDCPHIDQAITPDEGLPFTRSGTRERYGPCFLLSTGEYPCPPDGGIRKDLCKESPVIAKYMPTEAVRVT
- the KCNC1 gene encoding potassium voltage-gated channel subfamily C member 1 isoform X2 gives rise to the protein MGQGDESDRIVINVGGTRHQTYRSTLRTLPGTRLAWIAEPDAHSHFDYDPRTDEFFFDRHPGVFAHILNYYRTGKLHCPADVCGPLYEEELAFWGIDETDVEPCCWMTYRQHRDAEEALDSFGGAPLDSSAEDGDIDGTGDSGDGEDELEMTKRLALSDSPDGRSGGFWRRWQPRIWALFEDPYSSRYARYVAFASLFFILVSITTFCLETHERFNPIVNKTETEFIGNDTQVRHYREAETEAFLTYIEGVCVVWFTFEFLMRVTFCPNKVEFIKNSLNIIDFVAILPFYLEVGLSGLSSKAAKDVLGFLRVVRFVRILRIFKLTRHFVGLRVLGHTLRASTNEFLLLIIFLALGVLIFATMIYYAERIGAKPNDPSASEHTHFKNIPIGFWWAVVTMTTLGYGDMYPQTWSGMLVGALCALAGVLTIAMPVPVIVNNFGMYYSLAMAKQKLPKKKKKHIPRPPQLGSPNYCKSVVNSPHHSTQSDTCPLAQEEILEINRADSKLNGEVAKAALANEDCPHIDQAITPDEGLPFTRSGTRERYGPCFLLSTGEYPCPPDGGIRKGYEMSRSLNSIAGISGKAIGLSSVSAPYSSPSPVRRSWSPIPSIL
- the KCNC1 gene encoding potassium voltage-gated channel subfamily C member 1 isoform X4 is translated as MGQGDESDRIVINVGGTRHQTYRSTLRTLPGTRLAWIAEPDAHSHFDYDPRTDEFFFDRHPGVFAHILNYYRTGKLHCPADVCGPLYEEELAFWGIDETDVEPCCWMTYRQHRDAEEALDSFGGAPLDSSAEDGDIDGTGDSGDGEDELEMTKRLALSDSPDGRSGGFWRRWQPRIWALFEDPYSSRYARYVAFASLFFILVSITTFCLETHERFNPIVNKTETEFIGNDTQVRHYREAETEAFLTYIEGVCVVWFTFEFLMRVTFCPNKVEFIKNSLNIIDFVAILPFYLEVGLSGLSSKAAKDVLGFLRVVRFVRILRIFKLTRHFVGLRVLGHTLRASTNEFLLLIIFLALGVLIFATMIYYAERIGAKPNDPSASEHTHFKNIPIGFWWAVVTMTTLGYGDMYPQTWSGMLVGALCALAGVLTIAMPVPVIVNNFGMYYSLAMAKQKLPKKKKKHIPRPPQLGSPNYCKSVVNSPHHSTQSDTCPLAQEEILEINRADSKLNGEVAKAALANEDCPHIDQAITPDEGLPFTRSGTRERYGPCFLLSTGEYPCPPDGGIRKGYF
- the KCNC1 gene encoding potassium voltage-gated channel subfamily C member 1 isoform X5 gives rise to the protein MGQGDESDRIVINVGGTRHQTYRSTLRTLPGTRLAWIAEPDAHSHFDYDPRTDEFFFDRHPGVFAHILNYYRTGKLHCPADVCGPLYEEELAFWGIDETDVEPCCWMTYRQHRDAEEALDSFGGAPLDSSAEDGDIDGTGDSGDGEDELEMTKRLALSDSPDGRSGGFWRRWQPRIWALFEDPYSSRYARYVAFASLFFILVSITTFCLETHERFNPIVNKTETEFIGNDTQVRHYREAETEAFLTYIEGVCVVWFTFEFLMRVTFCPNKVEFIKNSLNIIDFVAILPFYLEVGLSGLSSKAAKDVLGFLRVVRFVRILRIFKLTRHFVGLRVLGHTLRASTNEFLLLIIFLALGVLIFATMIYYAERIGAKPNDPSASEHTHFKNIPIGFWWAVVTMTTLGYGDMYPQTWSGMLVGALCALAGVLTIAMPVPVIVNNFGMYYSLAMAKQKLPKKKKKHIPRPPQLGSPNYCKSVVNSPHHSTQSDTCPLAQEEILEINRAGKHLQLNTEQNLGSRLCARLNVTGPLTIHEDYIIHEAAAVQRGLSIKDAFFYTCRRQENL